One genomic window of Triplophysa rosa linkage group LG11, Trosa_1v2, whole genome shotgun sequence includes the following:
- the itga2b gene encoding integrin alpha-IIb, with protein MEGRLKVSLRIFSVLLSVLIYPHHISGFNLDPKNYTMFSGPEDSYFGFSVDFYQSSSKSKSVVIGAPRANTSQPGVSRGGSVFLCPWMSIGESCQTLNFDQKGDEKITRDNNILMAHKSNQWLGASVRTYKDYILACAPMFHWNVLMDKEEAMNTPVGNCQLLNMQTGQVVNYAPCRELHVDAVYTRGYPDRRYCEAGFTADITKDGRVVLGAPGGYYFQGQIITAPLPNIMSSSSTFSSIHFVSGETRTPQRHDYYNLYLGYSVAAGQFNEDGITDYVVGVPNDLHTAGSVKIINGATMPLQIMKSLGGTQIASYFGHSVTVTDINRDGWDDILIGAPLFMEQLSTQKFREVGQVYVYLQGEGFLFSSKPNQVLTGTFTYGRFGSAIAPLGDIDYDGFNDVAVGAPGAAEGGKVFIFLGHSDGLATHYAQVLESPFQTLKDPPMFGFSIRGETDIDDNGYPDLIVGAWGVSKVATYRAQAVVRTQARLSFFPDLLNPEDKFCQLPQSSTFITCFIIMACIRVSGHRIPEEIVLNTELQLDKMKQSMARRTLLLQSHQPYALFQLSAARNSEVCRNFTAYLLPEFRDKLSPIYILVNYSLADSQDAVLHGQSVAVGQTRIILDCGPDNICIPDLRLKVMASTDPVLIGDENPALLIVEAENRGEGAYETELCITPPPHTHYQGVVSDREDFGHLVCSQRKQNGSVVVVCDLGNPMEAGHQLKAGLYFSMGGLEQVENHITFQMQIKSKNSQNPDSNLVQLHVNVNAAASLEMRGVSSPVDCVLPIAKWEGKDYPEDLDEVGPLVEHVYELRNIGPSPVNINLKLEFPVVQNGSYLLYVFANASEDLLSCQTDNSNIDPRGLVKMESNNLTVAQVHHFNKRDLSQKPEHEQLWQQTVHVNCSNDDQCLLFECKAVGLQRDERAIIRVMSRLWVQTFLQRPYVNYVLHSIAHFEVADVPSKIQPALLPRGNAETRTNIVWRRPDGHEEVPVWWIVVSIIAGLLMLAALNIIFWKVGFFKRNRPPCDEDGDDMQRLSGEQTETT; from the exons ATGGAGGGGAGGTTGAAAGTAAGCCTGCGGATTTTCTCTGTGCTGTTGTCGGTTCTCATTTATCCACATCACATCAGTGGATTTAACCTGGACCCGAAGAACTACACCATGTTCTCTGGCCCGGAAGACAGTTACTTTGGTTTCTCTGTGGATTTTTATCAGTCAAGCAGCAAAAG TAAAAGTGTGGTGATCGGAGCACCCAGAGCAAACACGAGTCAGCCTGGGGTCTCTCGTGGTGGCTCTGTGTTTCTGTGTCCTTGGATGTCAATTGGAGAATCATGTCAGACTTTAAACTTTGACCAGAAAG GTGATGAAAAGATCACACGTGATAACAATATTCTGATGGCTCATAAGTCGAACCAGTGGCTGGGTGCTTCAGTTCGAACCTACAAAGACTACATCTTG GCCTGTGCCCCCATGTTCCACTGGAATGTGTTAATGGATAAAGAGGAAGCCATGAACACGCCTGTTGGGAACTGCCAGCTTCTGAACATGCAAACAGGACAGGTGGTGAATTACGCCCCCTGCAGGGAGCTTCATGTGGATGCAGTTTATACCAGAGGCT ATCCTGACAGACGTTATTGTGAAGCTGGATTCACTGCGGACATCACTAAG GATGGCAGAGTGGTACTTGGTGCACCTGGAGGTTATTACTTTCAAG GTCAGATCATCACTGCACCTCTTCCAAACATCATGAGCAGCAGTTCCACCTTCTCTTCAATCCACTTTGTAAGTGGAGAGACCAGGACGCCACAAAGACATGACTATTACAACCTTTACTTGG GCTACTCTGTTGCTGCTGGACAGTTCAATGAAGATGGCATTACAG ATTATGTTGTCGGTGTCCCAAATGATCTGCACACCGCCGGCTCT GTCAAAATAATAAACGGTGCAACGATGCCCTTGCAAATCATGAAGAGTCTTGGTGGAACCCAG ATAGCATCTTACTTTGGCCattcagtaacagtgacagacaTCAACAGAGATGG GTGGGATGACATCCTGATTGGAGCTCCGCTCTTCATGGAGCAACTGTCCACCCAGAAGTTTCGAGAAGTAGGACAGGTGTATGTTTATCTGCAAGGAGAGGGCTTCTTATTCTCCTCCAAACCCAACCAGGTTTTGACGGGAACATTCACTTATGGGCGTTTTGGCAGTGCCATAGCACCTTTAGGTGACATCGATTATGATGGCTTTAATG ATGTGGCTGTGGGGGCACCTGGCGCTGCTGAAGGGGGTAAAGTGTTCATTTTCCTCGGTCACAGTGACGGTTTGGCCACCCACTATGCTCAGGTCCTTGAAAGCCCCTTTCAGACCCTCAAAGATCCACCAATGTTTGGCTTCAGTATAAGAGGAGAAACAGATATTGATGATAATGGATACCCAG atcTCATTGTTGGTGCTTGGGGTGTGAGCAAAGTGGCAACCTACAG GGCACAAGCTGTAGTGAGGACGCAagcacgactttctttcttccctgACCTCCTGAACCCTGAAGACAAATTTTGTCAGCTCCCCCAGAGCAGCACCTTCATTACTTG cTTTATAATTATGGCATGCATTAGAGTATCTGGCCACAGAATTCCTGAGGAGATTG TGCTGAACACAGAGCTGCAGTTGGACAAGATGAAACAGAGTATGGCCAGACGAACCCTCCTACTGCAGTCCCACCAGCCATACGCTCTTTTCCAACTCTCTGCTGCGAGAAACTCAGAAGTCTGCAGGAATTTTACTGCCTATCTACTG CCTGAGTTCAGGGACAAGCTTAGTCCAATATACATCTTAGTCAACTACAGCCTGGCCGACTCCCAAGATGCAGTGCTGCACGGACAAAGTGTCGCTGTCGGACAG ACACGTATAATACTAGACTGTGGTCCTGATAACATCTGTATCCCAGATCTGAGGTTGAAGGTGATGGC GTCAACAGATCCAGTCCTGATTGGAGATGAGAATCCTGCGCTGCTGATTGTGGAGGCAGAGAATCGAGGGGAGGGAGCTTACGAGACCGAGCTGTGTATCACCCCGCCGCCACATACACACTATCAGGGTGTTGTGAGCGACCGGGAG GACTTCGGTCACTTGGTGTGCAGTCAGAGGAAACAGAACGGGTCAGTCGTCGTGGTGTGCGATTTGGGCAACCCCATGGAGGCTGGACATCAG CTGAAAGCGGGTCTTTACTTCAGCATGGGTGGACTGGAACAGGTGGAAAACCACATTACGTtccaaatgcaaataaaaag TAAGAACAGCCAGAACCCAGACAGTAACCTGGTCCAATTGCATGTTAATGTAAATGCTGCAGCTTCCCTGGAGATGCGTGG AGTATCTTCTCCTGTTGACTGTGTCCTGCCTATTGCTAAATGGGAGGGAAAAGATTATCCAGAGGACTTGGATGAAGTCGGGCCGCTTGTAGAGCACGTATATGAG TTAAGGAATATAGGTCCCAGTCCTGTCAACATTAATCTTAAACTAGAGTTTCCGGTTGTACAAAACGGCTCCTATCTGCTGTACGTGTTTGCCAATGCCTCTGAAGATCTCCTCTCCTGTCAAACAGACAACTCCAACATCGACCCACGTGGG TTAGTGAAGATGGAGTCCAACAACCTCACTGTAGCCCAAGTTCATCATTTCAACAAACGTGACCTGTCACAAAAACCAGAACATGAACAGCTGTGGCAACAAACTGTCCATGTG AACTGTTCGAATGATGACCAGTGTCTTCTGTTCGAGTGTAAGGCTGTCGGACTGCAGAGAGATGAAAGAGCCATAATAAGAGTGATGAGCAGACTATGGGTGCAGACCTTTCTACAA AGACCATACGTAAACTATGTTCTTCACTCTATTGCTCACTTTGAGGTGGCAGATGTGCCCTCAAAGATCCAACCTGCTCTGCTGCCCAGAGGAAACGCAGAG ACACGTACAAATATAGTCTGGAGACGCCCAGATGGACACGAGGAGGTGCCTGTGTGGTGGATTGTGGTGTCAATCATTGCTGGACTGCTTATGCTGGCTGCACTGAACATCATTTTTTGGAAG GTGGGGTTTTTCAAGCGCAACCGTCCTCCTTGTGATGAAGATGGTGATGACATGCAGCGGCTGAGTGGAGAGCAGACTGAAACAACTTGA